A DNA window from Streptomyces sp. CA-278952 contains the following coding sequences:
- a CDS encoding tyrosinase family oxidase copper chaperone, whose product MSPTPAHPRGPRVPSRRIVLRGAFTAAVVTGTAGALLPLLDRERAAAARPAPQAPASGPGSRPVPTADEFAEMYRGREIRATATAVVPAGATDDDRVAIAAEPGAEIRIDGRPLHVMRRADGTYLSDVRHYESYPTLLETARAAVDELGAARLAHPTTHRM is encoded by the coding sequence ATGAGCCCCACCCCAGCGCATCCGCGCGGCCCCCGCGTTCCCTCCCGCCGGATCGTCCTGCGCGGAGCCTTCACCGCCGCAGTGGTCACGGGCACCGCGGGCGCCCTGCTCCCGCTGCTCGACCGTGAGAGGGCCGCCGCGGCCCGGCCCGCGCCCCAGGCGCCCGCATCCGGCCCCGGATCCCGCCCCGTACCCACGGCGGACGAGTTCGCCGAGATGTACCGGGGCCGGGAGATCCGGGCGACGGCGACCGCCGTCGTCCCCGCCGGCGCCACGGACGACGACCGGGTCGCGATCGCCGCCGAACCGGGCGCCGAGATCCGCATCGACGGCAGGCCCCTGCACGTCATGAGGCGCGCGGACGGCACATATCTGAGCGACGTCCGGCACTACGAGTCGTACCCGACGCTGCTGGAGACGGCCCGTGCCGCCGTCGACGAGTTGGGCGCCGCCCGACTCGCGCACCCCACCACGCACCGCATGTGA
- a CDS encoding chaplin produces the protein MSRMTKVAAVMAGTGALIAGGAGLASADAGAQGLAAASPGVGSGNVVQVPVHVPVNLCGNTINVIGLLNPAFGNTCVNADGGHHDKGGYGHGR, from the coding sequence ATGTCTCGTATGACGAAGGTCGCCGCTGTCATGGCCGGCACCGGTGCCCTGATCGCCGGCGGCGCCGGCCTGGCGTCCGCGGACGCCGGCGCGCAGGGCCTCGCCGCCGCCTCCCCCGGCGTCGGTTCGGGCAACGTGGTCCAGGTCCCCGTGCACGTGCCGGTGAACCTCTGCGGCAACACGATCAACGTGATCGGCCTGCTGAACCCGGCCTTCGGCAACACCTGCGTCAACGCCGACGGTGGCCACCACGACAAGGGCGGCTACGGCCACGGCCGCTGA
- a CDS encoding SpoIIE family protein phosphatase: protein MASADEGSPAEPGPLPSGDGRGPARTTDGAAAVIAGDGTVIGWTRGAEALLGYPAAEVVGRSASQLLTGVPDARRTAAVAARCRAGSGWSGLVPLRARDGRSVDLDVRVTASFLIAGREGFLVSGRELTPHWTMRGSVLDDFLTRSPVGMAVLDPDLRYLWLNDTLERFGGVPREQRLGRRPSEVLPGALATPIERLMRQVLSTGEAITDYEYLGWSWADPHRRRAYASSFFPLADAAGRRIGIGYMVLDVTDRWNARRLLALVNEAGASIGSTLDVQRTAQELADFAVPRFADFVFVDLLENPFGGDRPGARAPAEGERPAMRRAGLSSVREGCPEAVVRVGEAVDFVPPPHDAHFLLDGDPVLLPALDPDSHGWTVEQPARAARLREFGLHSLISVPMRARDTVLGLTTFMRSRNPVPFDEDDVAPARELVARAAVCVDNARRYTREHTAALVLQRSLLPHTLRGGTALDVASSYLPADAKDGVGGDWFDVIPLSGARVGLVIGDVVGHGIGAAATMGRLRTAVQTLADMDLPPDELLARLDDLVLRLSEEERAGGPEERGGTTVVGATCLYAVYDPANGSCTMARAGHPPPVIVTPGNAVSFPDLPAGPPLGLGGLPFEALEIELPEGSLLGLYTDGLIEGADRDLERGMDRLARAVSRDGMPLEDLCPAVVKELLPVPQPDDIALLLARTHRLSPEHLVSWDVPVDPAAVGETRAKVSRQLETWGLAELSMTTELIVSELVTNAIRYAAGPVRLRLLFQSALTCEVSDASNTSPRLRHARTTDEGGRGLFLVAQLAHRWGTRYTPRGKIIWAEQPLP from the coding sequence ATGGCATCCGCCGATGAGGGCTCCCCGGCGGAGCCCGGCCCGCTGCCCTCCGGGGACGGGCGGGGACCGGCGCGGACGACCGACGGCGCGGCGGCGGTGATCGCCGGGGACGGCACGGTCATCGGCTGGACCCGGGGCGCCGAGGCGCTGCTCGGGTATCCGGCGGCCGAGGTGGTCGGCCGGTCCGCCTCCCAGCTGCTCACCGGTGTCCCGGACGCCCGGCGCACGGCCGCGGTGGCCGCCCGCTGCCGGGCCGGGTCGGGGTGGAGCGGGCTGGTTCCCCTGCGGGCCCGGGACGGACGGTCGGTGGACCTCGACGTACGGGTCACCGCCTCCTTCCTGATCGCCGGGCGGGAGGGCTTCCTGGTGTCCGGGCGGGAGCTCACCCCGCACTGGACCATGCGCGGGTCCGTGCTGGACGACTTCCTGACCCGGTCACCCGTCGGAATGGCGGTGCTCGACCCCGACCTGCGCTATCTCTGGCTGAACGACACCCTGGAACGGTTCGGTGGCGTACCCCGCGAGCAGCGTCTGGGGCGCCGGCCGAGCGAGGTGCTGCCCGGAGCGCTGGCGACGCCCATCGAGCGGCTGATGCGGCAGGTCCTGTCGACCGGCGAGGCGATCACGGACTACGAGTACCTGGGCTGGAGCTGGGCCGATCCGCACCGCCGACGGGCGTACGCGAGCTCGTTCTTCCCGCTGGCCGACGCCGCAGGCCGGCGGATCGGCATCGGTTACATGGTCCTCGACGTCACCGACCGGTGGAACGCGCGCCGGCTGCTCGCGCTGGTGAACGAGGCCGGAGCGAGCATCGGCTCCACCCTGGACGTACAGCGCACGGCGCAGGAGCTCGCCGACTTCGCGGTGCCCCGGTTCGCGGACTTCGTCTTCGTCGACCTGCTGGAGAACCCGTTCGGCGGCGACCGGCCGGGGGCGCGGGCACCGGCCGAGGGCGAGCGGCCGGCCATGCGCCGGGCGGGCCTGAGCTCGGTGCGGGAGGGCTGCCCGGAGGCGGTCGTACGCGTCGGGGAAGCGGTCGACTTCGTGCCGCCGCCGCACGACGCGCACTTCCTCCTCGACGGCGACCCGGTCCTGCTCCCGGCGCTCGACCCGGACAGCCACGGGTGGACGGTGGAGCAGCCCGCGCGGGCCGCCCGGCTCCGGGAGTTCGGGCTGCACTCGTTGATCTCCGTGCCGATGCGGGCGCGCGACACCGTGCTGGGACTGACCACCTTCATGCGGTCGCGGAATCCGGTGCCGTTCGACGAGGACGACGTGGCGCCCGCCAGGGAGCTGGTGGCGCGCGCCGCCGTGTGCGTGGACAACGCCCGCCGCTACACCCGGGAGCACACCGCGGCACTGGTGCTCCAGCGGAGCCTGCTGCCGCACACGCTGCGCGGCGGGACGGCCCTGGACGTGGCGTCGTCGTACCTTCCGGCGGACGCCAAGGACGGGGTGGGCGGCGACTGGTTCGACGTGATCCCGCTGTCCGGGGCCCGGGTCGGCCTGGTCATCGGCGATGTCGTCGGGCACGGCATCGGGGCCGCCGCGACCATGGGCCGGCTGCGCACCGCCGTACAGACCCTGGCCGACATGGATCTTCCCCCGGACGAGCTGCTGGCACGCCTGGACGATCTCGTCCTGCGGCTCAGCGAGGAGGAGCGCGCGGGGGGACCGGAGGAGCGGGGCGGGACGACGGTGGTGGGGGCCACCTGCCTGTACGCCGTCTACGATCCGGCGAACGGCTCCTGCACGATGGCACGGGCCGGCCACCCGCCGCCGGTGATCGTCACGCCGGGCAACGCGGTCAGCTTCCCGGACCTGCCCGCCGGGCCGCCCCTGGGACTCGGCGGGCTGCCCTTCGAGGCCCTGGAGATCGAGCTGCCCGAGGGAAGCCTCCTCGGCCTCTACACCGACGGGCTCATCGAAGGGGCCGACAGGGACCTGGAGCGCGGAATGGACCGTCTTGCCCGGGCGGTGTCCCGGGACGGAATGCCGCTGGAGGACCTGTGTCCGGCGGTGGTCAAGGAGCTGCTGCCCGTCCCGCAGCCGGACGACATCGCGCTGCTCCTCGCCCGGACCCACCGCCTGAGCCCCGAGCACCTGGTTTCGTGGGACGTCCCCGTGGACCCCGCGGCGGTCGGCGAGACCCGGGCCAAGGTCTCCCGCCAGTTGGAGACGTGGGGGCTCGCGGAGCTGTCGATGACGACGGAGCTGATCGTCAGCGAACTGGTGACCAACGCGATCCGGTACGCCGCGGGTCCTGTGCGGCTGCGGCTGCTGTTCCAGTCGGCGCTGACCTGCGAGGTGTCCGACGCCAGCAACACCTCGCCGCGGCTGCGGCACGCCAGGACGACGGACGAGGGCGGGCGCGGGCTGTTTCTCGTCGCTCAGCTCGCCCATCGGTGGGGCACGCGCTACACGCCCCGGGGGAAGATCATCTGGGCGGAGCAGCCCCTTCCCTGA
- a CDS encoding tyrosinase family protein, producing MYTRKNQRDLTRTEKRRLVDAILKLKRSGRYDDFVVMHREYYVMDTERRPRPAHMTSSFFPWHRQYLLEFEKALRGVDAGVSVPYWDWTKDDKPTSSLWAEDFLGGNGRPGDRAVTTGAFAYGAGNWSVGRGVTDEHYLTRNFGRPGRDPVSLPTQNDVARALKDPVYDTEPWNSVCGQGFRNRVEGWGIRGVRGVGLHNQVHQWVGGPMAGAASPEDPVFWLHHSFIDLLWDRWRKAHPNSAYLPGRKPASPGPERDYVFGLDDAMPPWGVTPRKLLDHGKLYRYA from the coding sequence GTGTACACCCGCAAGAACCAGCGCGACCTCACGCGCACCGAAAAGCGCCGGCTCGTCGACGCGATCCTGAAACTGAAGCGCTCGGGCCGCTACGACGACTTCGTCGTCATGCACCGGGAGTACTACGTCATGGACACCGAGCGGCGGCCGCGCCCGGCGCACATGACGTCCTCGTTCTTCCCCTGGCACCGCCAGTACCTGCTGGAGTTCGAGAAGGCGCTCCGGGGCGTCGACGCGGGCGTCAGCGTCCCGTACTGGGACTGGACCAAGGACGACAAGCCGACCTCGTCGCTCTGGGCGGAGGACTTCCTCGGGGGCAACGGCAGACCGGGCGACCGGGCAGTCACCACCGGAGCCTTCGCCTACGGAGCGGGCAACTGGAGCGTCGGGAGAGGCGTCACCGACGAGCACTACCTCACCCGCAACTTCGGCAGACCCGGCCGCGACCCGGTCTCCCTCCCCACCCAGAACGACGTGGCGCGGGCGCTCAAGGACCCCGTGTACGACACCGAGCCGTGGAACAGCGTCTGCGGCCAGGGCTTCCGCAACCGCGTCGAGGGGTGGGGGATCCGGGGCGTGCGCGGGGTGGGTCTCCACAACCAGGTCCACCAGTGGGTCGGCGGCCCGATGGCGGGCGCGGCCTCCCCCGAGGACCCGGTGTTCTGGCTCCACCACTCCTTCATCGACCTGCTGTGGGACCGGTGGCGCAAGGCCCACCCGAACTCCGCCTACCTGCCGGGCCGCAAGCCCGCCTCGCCGGGCCCGGAACGCGACTACGTCTTCGGCCTCGACGACGCGATGCCCCCCTGGGGCGTGACCCCGAGGAAACTCCTCGACCACGGCAAGCTCTACCGCTACGCCTGA
- a CDS encoding lipopolysaccharide biosynthesis protein, with translation MTDSPEQRRQVVVRRLRTALARLPHWWPLPVSVLIGTASGLSYSGLAADRYEATSYAMAVAEGETDPSAALGYAQSYGRLTTSDATLSYAQGAAGEPVRELRSHVRSETSPDSPMIAVTGTSEDRHKAADIANAVIEAVIVSSGHVSEDTGVRLIKFTHAMTPDQPVSPSVPLGAAVGAATGGLLGGLVLLVRPRRTGRTVPAQVPAPTAGGGHVAQDDRELVR, from the coding sequence ATGACCGACTCACCCGAGCAGCGTCGACAGGTCGTCGTCCGTCGGCTGCGCACCGCCCTCGCCCGGCTGCCGCACTGGTGGCCGCTGCCCGTCTCCGTACTGATCGGCACCGCGTCCGGGCTCTCGTACAGTGGGCTCGCCGCTGACCGGTACGAGGCCACCAGCTATGCGATGGCGGTCGCCGAGGGGGAGACGGACCCCTCGGCGGCCCTGGGGTACGCCCAGTCGTACGGGCGGCTGACGACGAGCGACGCGACGCTCTCGTACGCCCAGGGTGCGGCCGGCGAGCCGGTGCGCGAACTGCGGTCCCACGTCCGTTCGGAGACCTCTCCCGACTCGCCGATGATCGCGGTGACGGGCACGTCCGAGGACCGGCACAAGGCGGCCGACATCGCCAACGCGGTCATCGAGGCCGTCATCGTGAGCAGCGGCCATGTCTCCGAGGACACCGGGGTGAGGCTGATCAAATTCACCCATGCGATGACGCCGGACCAGCCGGTCTCGCCGTCCGTGCCGCTGGGCGCCGCCGTGGGGGCCGCGACGGGCGGGCTGCTGGGCGGCCTCGTGCTGTTGGTCCGGCCGCGCCGGACGGGCCGGACCGTCCCGGCGCAGGTTCCCGCGCCGACGGCCGGGGGCGGCCACGTCGCCCAGGACGACCGGGAGCTCGTCCGATGA
- a CDS encoding cytochrome P450, producing the protein MTVPYQLSGDRVRPAEDVDLADPAFWRLPRPVRLRAFALLRELDAPVLFTPRAGAARTAGKPFHALVRHADVRTASRTPQVFASAPGVTTPEPAGWAKALFGNSMVNMDGPEHAALRRVISRRFTPRLLADVEENVGRLAGRLVDELIAERSGDFMPSAASRLPLEVICDLMGVPEAYRARIAEQIDHASEHVGVERRGRGRLRIPGRGLASLARMQFVMGRLARERRRHPEDDLVSALVSADIDGGALSGRQLGAFFSLLLVAGVETTRNAIAHGLFLLDRHPEQRELLRSDFDRYIDGAVDEIVRHSTPIIQFRRTVTAEYALGGRTFLPGEKVALIYASANRDEAVFTHPDRFDITRSPNPHLGYGGGGPHHCLGAHLARLEMTALFRELIARRPVVRNLGDPELVDSNFDNRVGSLPFTFGRIFT; encoded by the coding sequence ATGACCGTTCCGTACCAGTTGTCCGGGGACCGCGTACGGCCCGCGGAGGACGTCGATCTGGCCGACCCGGCCTTCTGGCGGCTGCCGCGCCCCGTGAGGCTCAGGGCCTTCGCCCTGCTGCGGGAGCTGGACGCGCCGGTCCTGTTCACTCCCCGGGCCGGTGCCGCGCGCACCGCCGGGAAGCCGTTCCACGCCCTGGTGCGCCATGCGGACGTGCGGACCGCGAGCCGCACGCCCCAGGTGTTCGCGAGCGCTCCGGGGGTCACCACCCCGGAGCCGGCCGGCTGGGCGAAGGCGCTGTTCGGGAACTCGATGGTCAACATGGACGGGCCCGAGCACGCGGCGCTGCGCCGCGTCATCTCGCGGCGGTTCACCCCCCGGCTGCTGGCCGACGTCGAGGAGAACGTCGGCCGGCTCGCCGGGCGGCTGGTGGACGAGCTGATCGCCGAGCGCTCCGGGGACTTCATGCCGTCGGCGGCCTCGCGGCTGCCGCTGGAGGTGATCTGCGACCTGATGGGCGTCCCGGAGGCGTACCGGGCGCGGATCGCGGAGCAGATCGACCACGCCTCGGAGCACGTCGGCGTCGAGCGCCGGGGCCGGGGCCGGCTGCGGATTCCCGGCCGTGGGCTGGCGTCGCTGGCCCGGATGCAGTTCGTCATGGGGCGGCTCGCCCGGGAGCGGCGCCGTCACCCCGAGGACGACCTCGTCTCGGCGCTCGTCAGCGCGGACATCGACGGCGGGGCGCTGTCCGGGCGGCAACTGGGGGCCTTCTTCTCGCTGCTGCTGGTGGCGGGGGTGGAGACGACCCGCAACGCCATCGCGCACGGCCTGTTCCTGCTCGACCGGCATCCGGAGCAGCGGGAGTTGCTGCGGTCCGACTTCGACCGGTACATCGACGGCGCCGTCGACGAGATCGTGCGGCATTCGACACCGATCATCCAGTTCCGCAGGACGGTCACCGCGGAATACGCACTGGGCGGCCGTACGTTTCTCCCGGGGGAGAAAGTCGCTCTCATTTACGCGTCGGCCAATCGCGACGAGGCGGTTTTCACCCATCCGGATCGCTTCGACATCACCCGGTCGCCCAATCCTCATCTGGGATACGGCGGCGGGGGCCCGCACCACTGCCTGGGAGCGCATCTGGCCCGCCTCGAAATGACAGCCCTGTTCCGGGAACTGATCGCCCGTCGCCCCGTCGTGCGAAATCTGGGGGATCCGGAACTGGTCGACTCGAATTTCGACAACCGCGTCGGCTCGCTGCCTTTCACGTTCGGCCGCATCTTCACCTGA
- a CDS encoding polysaccharide deacetylase family protein, whose protein sequence is MAAESSAHCADAPSSRLRPHTRRRPWILTYHSVTDPSDDPYGITVSPDRLDEQLSWLRSRRLTGVGVSELLRAGDAGRRGLVGLTFDDGYADFLDEALPVLRRHGFRATVFVLPGRPGGVNEWDPLGPRKPLLTHDDVRRVAAAGMEVGSHGLYHQDLTALPDEELRRETARSRELIGDLTGSLPEGFCYPYGILDRRVTEAARSAGYGYACALAPGPLLGRFALPRTHISQADRGVRLWAKDLRHGLRQVAVPGAGARAAGPVRTGGPR, encoded by the coding sequence ATGGCCGCTGAATCCTCGGCACATTGCGCCGACGCTCCCTCGTCCCGGCTCCGCCCGCACACCCGCCGCCGGCCGTGGATCCTCACGTACCACTCGGTGACGGATCCGAGCGACGATCCGTACGGCATCACCGTCTCCCCCGACCGCCTCGACGAGCAGCTGTCCTGGCTGCGCAGCCGGCGGCTGACGGGGGTGGGGGTGTCCGAGCTGCTGCGCGCGGGGGACGCGGGGCGGCGCGGCCTGGTCGGGCTGACCTTCGACGACGGGTACGCGGACTTCCTCGACGAGGCGCTGCCGGTGCTCCGCAGGCACGGTTTCCGGGCGACGGTCTTCGTCCTGCCGGGCCGGCCGGGCGGCGTCAACGAGTGGGATCCGCTCGGCCCGCGCAAGCCGCTGCTCACCCACGACGACGTCCGGCGGGTCGCCGCCGCGGGCATGGAGGTCGGCTCGCACGGTCTGTACCACCAGGACCTGACGGCCCTTCCGGACGAGGAGCTGCGCCGGGAGACCGCCCGCAGCCGGGAGCTGATCGGCGATCTCACCGGGTCGCTCCCGGAGGGCTTCTGCTACCCGTACGGCATCCTCGACCGCCGGGTCACCGAGGCCGCGCGCTCGGCGGGCTACGGCTACGCGTGCGCGCTGGCTCCCGGCCCGCTGCTCGGCCGGTTCGCGCTGCCCCGCACCCACATCAGCCAGGCGGACCGGGGGGTACGCCTGTGGGCGAAGGACCTGCGGCACGGGCTGCGGCAGGTGGCGGTGCCCGGTGCGGGCGCCCGGGCCGCCGGGCCGGTGCGGACGGGCGGCCCGCGGTGA
- a CDS encoding glycoside hydrolase family 26 protein has protein sequence MPAKRRLIVSCIAAAALSLLAGGGIAGQSPPGTDSVDGAAPGPTRAASTTAHGAYLDYGPAGVSRMAELSRWLGGAELRVGHTYLPGDLWVNIEGAPDFLDAWADWRQADPERMFVLNVPMLERNEERVPDDEVRTLLRAGAAGDYDQHFTRLAERLVELGVPDTVIVLGWEMNGTTYTHRCGPDPASWKAYWERIVTAMRAVPGQDFRFDFTPSRGRDAVPWTECYPGDDVVDIIGMDSYDQPPGETFDDQITDPYGLQKHVDFAAEHGKPISFPEWGLFRNGDNPAYMRRMLEWIDQHKPLYQTVTDYCPHGVWQCESNPRSSKVFRTMLTEMAAPAAPAPSPTPTPTPAPTPPAAPTDPAPSPTVPPSVVPSPVAPAPTDPGTGTPPAREWCAPVPFGDWLGPWLREREICFRY, from the coding sequence ATGCCGGCTAAGCGCCGTCTCATCGTTTCGTGCATCGCGGCGGCTGCTCTCAGCCTCCTGGCGGGTGGCGGCATCGCGGGCCAGTCGCCGCCGGGCACCGATTCCGTCGACGGCGCCGCACCCGGCCCGACGCGGGCGGCGAGCACCACGGCGCACGGGGCGTATCTGGACTACGGGCCCGCCGGGGTCAGCAGGATGGCCGAGCTGTCGCGCTGGCTCGGCGGGGCGGAGCTGCGGGTGGGGCACACGTACCTGCCGGGCGATCTGTGGGTGAACATCGAGGGGGCGCCCGATTTCCTCGACGCCTGGGCGGACTGGAGACAGGCGGACCCGGAGCGGATGTTCGTCCTGAACGTGCCGATGCTGGAGCGCAACGAGGAACGGGTCCCGGACGACGAGGTCCGCACCCTGCTCCGGGCGGGCGCGGCCGGAGACTACGACCAGCACTTCACCCGGCTCGCGGAGCGGCTGGTGGAGCTGGGCGTTCCGGACACCGTGATCGTGCTCGGCTGGGAGATGAACGGCACCACGTACACCCATCGGTGCGGTCCCGATCCCGCCTCCTGGAAGGCGTACTGGGAACGGATCGTCACGGCGATGCGTGCGGTGCCCGGTCAGGACTTCCGCTTCGACTTCACACCGAGCCGGGGACGGGACGCGGTGCCGTGGACCGAGTGCTACCCGGGCGACGACGTCGTCGACATCATCGGGATGGACTCCTACGACCAGCCGCCCGGCGAGACCTTCGACGACCAGATCACCGACCCGTACGGGCTCCAGAAGCACGTCGACTTCGCCGCGGAGCACGGCAAGCCCATCTCGTTCCCCGAGTGGGGGCTCTTCCGCAACGGCGACAACCCCGCGTACATGCGGCGGATGCTGGAGTGGATCGACCAGCACAAGCCGCTGTACCAGACGGTCACGGACTACTGCCCGCACGGTGTCTGGCAGTGCGAGAGCAATCCGCGGTCATCGAAGGTGTTCCGGACGATGCTGACCGAGATGGCCGCGCCGGCCGCGCCCGCGCCCAGCCCCACACCGACGCCCACCCCTGCTCCTACTCCTCCTGCCGCTCCGACGGATCCGGCGCCCTCCCCGACGGTCCCGCCGTCCGTGGTGCCGTCCCCGGTGGCGCCCGCGCCCACGGATCCGGGGACCGGGACGCCGCCCGCCCGCGAGTGGTGCGCGCCGGTCCCGTTCGGCGACTGGCTGGGCCCGTGGCTGCGGGAGCGCGAGATCTGCTTCCGCTACTGA
- a CDS encoding glycosyltransferase produces the protein MRALHVITGLGVGGAERQLRLLLRHLPVECDVVTLTNPGAVAEELRSDGIRVTHLGMRGNRDLIAIGGLARLIRDGRYDVVHTHLYRACVYGRIAARLAGTRATVATEHSLGRAEIEGRPLTRSIRALYLATERLGAATVAVSSTVAGRLRDWGVPADRIRLVPNGIDADRFRFDAGRRASVRAELGLPDEAFVVGGVGRLVPGKRFDVLIHAVAALPEARLLLAGDGPEAGALRALALRLGAVDRIRFLGECDERGDGPVPGVPALLSALDAFVSTSREESFGLAAVEALAAGLPVLHDACPAIDDLPAAHAPAATRIAGSPEELTARLRQRIQAGAGRQPPPRAVGHYGIRRSSERLMDVYAYALDTAPPNRRALS, from the coding sequence GTGAGGGCGCTGCACGTCATCACCGGGCTCGGGGTCGGCGGCGCCGAGCGGCAGTTGCGGCTGCTGCTGCGGCATCTGCCGGTGGAGTGCGATGTCGTGACGCTCACCAACCCGGGGGCGGTGGCCGAGGAGCTGCGGTCCGACGGCATCCGGGTGACCCACCTCGGGATGCGCGGCAACCGGGACCTCATCGCCATCGGGGGGCTGGCCCGGCTGATCCGGGACGGCCGCTACGACGTGGTCCACACGCATCTGTACCGGGCCTGTGTGTACGGCAGGATCGCGGCCCGGCTCGCCGGGACCCGGGCCACCGTCGCGACCGAGCACTCCCTGGGGCGTGCCGAGATCGAGGGCCGCCCGCTCACCCGCTCCATCCGCGCCCTCTACCTCGCGACCGAACGCCTCGGGGCGGCGACCGTCGCCGTCTCCTCCACCGTGGCCGGCCGGCTGCGGGACTGGGGCGTGCCGGCCGACCGCATCCGGCTGGTGCCGAACGGCATCGACGCGGACCGGTTCCGCTTCGACGCGGGGCGTCGGGCATCCGTACGGGCGGAACTGGGCCTCCCCGATGAGGCGTTCGTCGTCGGCGGGGTCGGACGGCTGGTGCCCGGCAAGCGGTTCGACGTGCTGATCCACGCGGTCGCCGCCCTGCCGGAGGCCCGTTTGCTGCTGGCCGGGGACGGTCCGGAGGCCGGGGCGCTGCGGGCCCTGGCCCTGCGCCTCGGGGCCGTGGACCGCATCCGGTTCCTCGGGGAGTGCGACGAGCGCGGGGACGGCCCGGTCCCGGGTGTTCCGGCGCTGCTGAGCGCCCTGGACGCCTTCGTCTCCACGTCCCGCGAGGAGTCCTTCGGACTCGCCGCCGTGGAGGCGCTCGCCGCCGGACTGCCCGTGCTCCACGACGCCTGCCCGGCCATCGACGACCTGCCCGCCGCCCACGCCCCCGCGGCCACCCGGATCGCCGGGAGCCCCGAGGAGCTGACGGCCCGGCTGCGGCAGCGGATACAGGCCGGAGCGGGCCGGCAGCCGCCGCCCCGGGCCGTCGGCCATTACGGCATCAGGCGCAGCAGCGAGCGCCTGATGGACGTGTACGCGTACGCCCTCGACACCGCCCCACCGAACCGGAGAGCCCTTTCATGA
- a CDS encoding GNAT family N-acetyltransferase: MTGHRAGGLVVTLCRDFGEFGALAGEWDALHRRCATATPFQSHAWLHSWWISYGQEGRLRVLLVRRAGRLIGAAPLMLVHRPMPLLVPMGGAISDFFDILLDEEEAGYAVGALGRGLDRAARHSVVDLREVRPDASAQLLFGRWAGARSRLTDSTCMELPAEPLGDAVARLTGSRGQRLRSKLRKVDALGVEAHRIPRDGVPAAIGTLLRLHERQWEGRAVNPEHLRARFSDHLIRSVGRMVGDGTAAMTEFRLNGEVVVSNLSLQSGQLTGGYLYGADPALRKRKVDVSTMLLREVAQQASDGGRAVLSLLRGAESYKNHWGPVPVVNQRLLLARPGLEPLLRLRESQVAVRERAVETVKARFPAARDWHERLTGLPVIGR; this comes from the coding sequence ATGACGGGGCACCGGGCGGGCGGCCTCGTCGTGACCCTGTGCCGGGACTTCGGGGAGTTCGGCGCGCTCGCCGGGGAGTGGGACGCGCTGCACCGCCGCTGCGCCACCGCGACCCCGTTCCAGAGCCACGCCTGGCTGCACTCGTGGTGGATCTCCTACGGTCAGGAAGGCCGGTTGCGGGTGCTGCTGGTCCGCCGGGCGGGGCGGCTGATCGGGGCGGCGCCGCTGATGCTGGTGCACCGTCCGATGCCGCTGCTCGTCCCGATGGGCGGGGCGATCTCCGACTTCTTCGACATTCTTCTGGACGAGGAGGAGGCCGGTTACGCCGTGGGGGCGCTGGGGCGCGGTCTCGACCGGGCGGCCCGGCACTCCGTGGTGGACCTGCGGGAGGTCAGGCCCGACGCGTCGGCGCAGTTGCTGTTCGGGCGGTGGGCCGGGGCCCGGAGCCGGCTCACCGACTCGACGTGCATGGAACTGCCGGCCGAACCGCTGGGCGACGCCGTGGCGCGGCTCACGGGCTCGCGGGGCCAGCGACTGCGCTCCAAGCTGCGCAAGGTCGACGCCCTGGGTGTCGAGGCGCACCGGATCCCGCGGGACGGGGTGCCCGCCGCGATCGGGACGCTGCTGCGGCTGCACGAGCGGCAGTGGGAGGGCCGGGCGGTCAACCCCGAGCATCTCCGGGCGCGGTTCTCGGACCATCTGATCCGGTCGGTGGGGCGGATGGTGGGGGACGGTACGGCGGCCATGACCGAGTTCCGGCTGAACGGCGAGGTGGTGGTGTCCAACCTGTCGTTGCAGTCCGGGCAGCTGACGGGCGGCTATCTGTACGGTGCGGATCCGGCGCTGCGCAAGCGGAAGGTCGATGTGTCGACGATGCTGCTGCGCGAGGTCGCCCAGCAGGCCTCGGACGGCGGGCGCGCGGTGCTGAGCCTGCTGCGCGGGGCGGAGAGCTACAAGAACCACTGGGGGCCGGTGCCGGTGGTCAACCAGCGGCTGCTGCTGGCGCGGCCGGGTCTGGAGCCGCTGCTGCGGCTGCGCGAGTCGCAGGTGGCCGTGCGGGAGCGGGCTGTGGAGACCGTGAAGGCCCGGTTCCCGGCGGCGCGGGACTGGCACGAGAGGCTGACGGGGCTGCCGGTGATCGGGCGCTGA